A portion of the Bifidobacterium bifidum ATCC 29521 = JCM 1255 = DSM 20456 genome contains these proteins:
- the argS gene encoding arginine--tRNA ligase, with protein MSPEALSELIETIAHDLVAAGKAGTLTDDLIPETAKFAVMRPKDRAHGDWASNAAMQLAKKAGMKPRDLAELFAERLTAADGISTVEVAGPGFINITLDSASAAAVVDKVLADGAGYGKNAHLGGKTLNLEFVSANPTGPIHIGGTRWAAVGDSMARVLEANGAKVVREYYFNDHGEQINRFAKSLVAAAHGEETPIDGYKGKYINEIADRVIAEAEADGVDVLGLPRVDGGLDKDGNPLGEGDSEQREEFRKRAVPMMFDEIQRSMKEFRVRFDVWFHENNLYKDGEVDRAIEELRSRGDIFEKDGATWFESTKHGDDKDRVIIKSNGDFAYFAADIAYYWNKRHRAVDPADVAIYMLGADHHGYIGRMMAMCAAFGDEPGVNMQILIGQLVNVMKNGKPVRMSKRAGNVVTIDDLVEAVGVDAARYSLARTDYNTSVDIDLDLLTSHSNENPVYYVQYAHARSCNVDRNAAAAGIGTEGADLSLLDTEADGEVLAALAQWPATLALAGDQRAPHKVAHYLEDLAGAYHKWYNVERVVPMALTDPEERLDDAAREALRIAKNPEPARAAARLKLNDAVRTVIASGLDLLGVTAPDKM; from the coding sequence ATGAGTCCTGAAGCGCTTAGTGAACTGATTGAAACCATTGCCCACGATCTGGTCGCCGCCGGAAAAGCCGGTACCCTGACCGACGATTTGATTCCTGAAACCGCCAAATTCGCCGTGATGCGCCCGAAGGATCGCGCGCACGGCGATTGGGCCTCCAACGCCGCCATGCAGCTGGCCAAGAAGGCCGGCATGAAGCCGCGCGATTTGGCCGAGCTGTTCGCCGAGCGGCTGACCGCCGCCGACGGCATCTCGACCGTCGAGGTGGCGGGGCCCGGCTTCATCAACATCACGCTGGATTCCGCCTCCGCCGCCGCGGTGGTCGACAAGGTGCTGGCCGATGGCGCAGGCTACGGCAAGAACGCGCACCTCGGCGGCAAGACGCTCAACCTGGAATTCGTCTCCGCCAACCCGACCGGCCCGATTCACATCGGCGGCACCCGTTGGGCCGCCGTCGGCGACTCGATGGCCCGCGTGCTGGAGGCCAACGGTGCCAAGGTTGTGCGCGAATACTACTTCAACGATCACGGCGAGCAGATCAACCGTTTCGCAAAGTCCCTGGTCGCAGCCGCGCACGGCGAGGAGACGCCCATTGACGGATACAAGGGCAAGTACATCAACGAGATCGCCGACCGCGTGATCGCCGAGGCGGAGGCCGATGGCGTGGATGTGCTGGGCCTGCCGCGCGTCGACGGCGGCCTCGACAAGGACGGCAACCCGCTCGGCGAGGGCGATTCCGAGCAGCGCGAGGAGTTCCGCAAGCGTGCCGTGCCGATGATGTTCGACGAGATTCAGCGCTCGATGAAGGAATTCCGAGTCCGCTTCGACGTGTGGTTCCACGAGAACAACCTATACAAGGACGGAGAAGTCGACCGCGCGATTGAGGAGCTGCGCAGTCGCGGCGACATCTTCGAGAAGGATGGAGCCACCTGGTTTGAATCCACCAAGCATGGCGATGACAAGGACCGCGTCATCATCAAGTCGAACGGTGACTTCGCCTACTTCGCTGCCGACATCGCCTACTACTGGAACAAGCGTCACCGCGCTGTGGATCCGGCCGACGTGGCGATTTACATGCTCGGCGCCGACCATCATGGCTATATCGGTCGTATGATGGCCATGTGCGCCGCCTTCGGCGACGAGCCGGGCGTGAACATGCAGATTCTCATCGGCCAGCTGGTCAATGTGATGAAGAACGGCAAGCCCGTACGCATGTCTAAGCGCGCTGGCAACGTCGTCACCATCGACGATCTGGTTGAGGCCGTTGGCGTGGATGCGGCCCGTTACTCGCTGGCCCGTACCGACTACAACACGTCGGTGGATATCGATCTGGATCTGCTGACTTCGCATTCCAATGAGAACCCGGTGTACTACGTGCAGTATGCGCACGCGCGTTCCTGCAATGTGGACCGCAACGCGGCCGCTGCGGGCATCGGTACCGAAGGCGCTGACCTGAGCCTGCTTGACACCGAGGCGGACGGCGAGGTGCTCGCCGCGCTCGCCCAGTGGCCGGCGACTTTGGCTCTGGCCGGCGACCAGCGTGCCCCGCACAAGGTGGCGCACTATCTGGAGGACCTGGCCGGTGCCTACCACAAGTGGTACAACGTCGAGCGCGTGGTTCCGATGGCGCTGACCGACCCCGAGGAGCGTCTGGATGACGCCGCTCGCGAGGCACTGCGCATCGCCAAGAACCCCGAACCGGCACGTGCCGCCGCACGCCTCAAGCTCAACGACGCCGTGCGCACGGTCATCGCCTCCGGTCTCGACCTGCTCGGCGTCACCGCCCCCGACAAGATGTGA